Proteins encoded within one genomic window of Brassica rapa cultivar Chiifu-401-42 chromosome A09, CAAS_Brap_v3.01, whole genome shotgun sequence:
- the LOC103840819 gene encoding uncharacterized protein LOC103840819, giving the protein MATTNTPHIVGFVLSLFLLLLLMSFQVKIAEAKRNLRQERLQESPLPPTSPIYLPPSKSRRGRGP; this is encoded by the exons ATGGCTACCACCAATACACCACATATAGTTGGTTTTGTTCTCTCTTTGTTTCTTCTGCTCTTATTGATGTCCTTTCAAGTTAAAATCGCCGAGGCCAAACGCAACCTAC GTCAAGAACGGCTTCAAGAGTCCCCTCTCCCTCCCACTTCTCCTATATATCTGCCGCCCTCTAAATCGCGTAGGGGAAGAGGTCCATAA